CGGGGCGATCCTGGACAGCTCCGGGTAGGCCTCGGCGGTGCGCGCGGAGATGATGATCAGGTCCGGGGCCTCGGAGGCGATGGTCTCGAAGTCCGGCTCCTTCATGGCGCCGATCTTCACCTCGGCGGCGTCCGCCACCGGCTGCAGCTGCTCGGGGTAGACGGCCTCGGGCACGCCGGCCGGCTGCTCGCCCAGGGCGTTCATCGAGTCCATGACGCCCAGGTCGAACACGAAGACCTTCTCCGGGTCGACCGGGACCTCGGTGGTTCCCTGCGCGTGCTCCACGGTCACGGTCTCGCCCGAGGCCTCGCCCGAGGCCTCGGCCGAGGCGCTGCCGGAGGCGCCCTCGCCGTTGCCGGTCGCCCCGCCGCCGCACGCGGTGAGGGCCAGCGAGGACACGGCGACGACGGCGAGCAGCGCGGCGCGGCGGCCGCGGCGGGAGACGGGGGCGGCGTCGGAAACGGGCGAGGGGGAGGTGAGGGACACGGTCGTACTCCGGGGGTCGGGGGAGGGGAACCCTCCCGCAGCGCGGGCCCGCCGGAGGGACCGGAGGGGTGCGGCAAATGGTTCGTATTCCAAGCTTCTGGGCTGAGCGTAGAGGTAAGCCTTACCTAAGTGCAAGCGACGGGCGCGATTGCGTCACATGGGGCGCGCGTATTACGCGCCGGGGGCCTTTGGCACTCGCCTTGACCGAGTGCTAAAGCACGTCCTAGAGTCACTTCTGGCACTCCGGGGCACCGGGTGCCAAGCCTGAAGGACCTGCCATCCGGCACCCGCGACGACGGTTGGCCAGCCTACGGCGCACAGCAGAATCCACTGACGCCGGTCGGACCCCCTGGTCTGGCCCACCACAGAAGAAGGAGAGTGCAGACGTGTCTGTCTCCATCAAGCCCCTCGAGGATCGCATTGTTGTCCGTCCGCTGGAAGCCGAGCAGACCACCGCTTCCGGCCTGGTGATCCCGGACACCGCCAAGGAGAAGCCGCAGGAGGGCCAGGTCGTGGCCGTCGGCGCCGGCCGTGTCGACGACAACGGCAAGCGCATCCCGGTGGACGTCTCCGAGGGCGACGTGGTGCTGTTCTCCAAGTACGGCGGCACCGAGGTCAAGGTCGGCGGCGAGGAGTACCTCGTGCTCTCCGCCCGCGACGTGCTGGCCATCGTCACCAAGTGACTTCCGGCCGGGAGGCCCTGCCGGCCCCCGGCTGAGCCGCCCAGGCCCGGCCCGGCACCGAGCCGGCCGGGCCTGGTCGCGTCAGGCGCCGCCGTCGTCCCCTCCCGTCCGGGACCGGACGCCGGCCGCCATCCCAGCATCCCTCCCCGTCTTCCCAGACTTCCGGTACGAAAGGAGCTTCGTTCATGGCGAAGCAGCTTGCCTTCAACGATGAGGCCCGCCGCGCACTGCAGGCCGGCATCGACAAGTTGGCCGACACCGTCAAGGTGACCCTCGGCCCCAAGGGCCGCAACGTGGTCCTCGACAAGTCGTGGGGCGCCCCCACGATCACCAATGACGGCGTGACCATCGCCCGCGACATCGAGCTGGACGACCCGTACGAGAACATGGGTGCCCAGCTGGCCAAGGAGGTCGCGACCAAGACCAACGACGTGGCCGGCGACGGCACCACCACCGCCACCGTGCTGGCCCAGGCCCTCGTCAACGAGGGCATGCGCCAGGTGGCCGCCGGTGCCGCCCGAGCGACGTCAAGCGCGGCATCGAGGCCGCCGTGGCCGCCGTGGACAAGCGCCTGGGCGAGAACGCCGTGGACGTCTCCGGCAACCAGGTCGCCGCCGTGGCCGGCATCTCCGCCCAGTCGGACGAGATCGGCGAGCTGCTCGCGCGCGCCTTCGACACCGTCGGCACCGACGGCGTCATCACCATCGAGGAGTCCTCCACGACCTCCACCGAGCTGGTGATCACCGAGGGCATGCAGTTCGACAAGGGCTACCTGTCCCCGTACATGGTGACCGACGCCGAGCGCCAGGAAGCCGTCCTGGAGAACCCGTACATCCTGCTGAACTCCGGCAAGATCTCCAACGTGGCCGAGTTCCTGCCGCTGCTGGAGAAGGTGCTGCAGGCCTCCAAGCCGCTGTTCATCATCGCCGAGGACGTCGAGGGCGAGGCGCTGTCCACCCTCGTGGTCAACAAGATCCGCGGCACCCTGAACGTCGTGGCCGTCAAGGCCCCGGGCTTCGGCGACCGCCGCAAGGCCATGATGCAGGACATCGCCACCCTGACCGGCGCCCAGGTCGTCTCCCCGGACCTCGGCATGAAGCTGGACCAGGTCGGCCTCGAGGTGCTCGGCACCGCCCGCCGCGTGACCGTCACCAAGGACAACACCACGATCGTGGAGGGTGCCGGCTCCGCCGAGGACGTCAAGGCGCGCGTGGCCCAGATCAAGGCCGAGGTCGAGGCGACCGACTCCGACTGGGACCGCGAGAAGCTGCAGGAGCGCCTGGCCAAGCTGGCCGGCGGCGTGGGCGTCATCAAGGTCGGCGCGGCCACCGAGGTGGAGCTCAAGGAGCGCAAGCACCGCATCGAGGACGCCGTGTCCTCCACGCGTGCCGCGCTCGAGGAGGGCATCGTGGCCGGCGGCGGCACCGCGCTGATCAACGCGCTGTCCGCCCTCGAGGAGGACGAGGCCGTCAAGTCCCTCGACGGCGACGCCGCCGTGGGCGTGAACATCGTCCGCAAGGCCCTCGTCCAGCCGCTGCGCTGGATCGCCCAGAACGCCGGCGAGGACGGCTACGTGGTGGCCGCCAAGGTCGCGGAGCTGGAGCCGAACCACGGCTTCAACGCCAAGACCGGCCAGTACGGCGACCTGCTCGCCGACGGCGTCATCGACCCCGTCAAGGTCACCCGCTCGGCCCTGGCCAACGCCGCCTCGATCGCGGCGCTGGTGCTGACCACCGAGACCCTGGTGGCCGACAAGGTCGCCGAGGACGAGGACTGATCCCCTGACCTGGCGAGTGGCCCGGTCCGCCGGGGCCACTGACGCCCCCGGGCGTCGCTGACAACGACGACGTGGCATCCCCCGCAGAGGCGGGGGATGCCACGTCGTCTTTGGTCCTGTTGAGGGTGTCTCTAAGGTGTCGGCCTGCGGGGTGTCGGGTCCCCTGCGGTCGGCCGGAAGGCCCCGGACATGACGGGATGGACATTTCCCCCGTGAATGCACGGGGGAAATGTCCATCCTGGGATGATGTGCTGCGCGCGGGGCGCGGGGCCCGGACGGGGCGCCCGGGGGAGGGGCCTCAGGCGCGGGACGCCTCGGGGCGGCGCTCCGCGCCGGTGCCGGCGCCGCCGTCGTGCCCGGCGTCGAGGAGGTCCGCCTCGTCGTCGGCCAGCAGGTTCGCGCCGGCGCGGCTGGCATCGTAGCGGTCCTGGTCCAGGATCCCCTCCTGCTTGGACACGAGGGCCGGGACGAGCGCCTGGCCCACCACGTTCACGCCGGTGCGGCCCATGTCCACGATCGGGTCGACGGCGAGCAGCAGGCCCACGCCGGCCAGCGGCAGGCCCAGCGTGGACAGGGTCAGGGTCAGCATGACCACGCCGCCGGTGGTGCCCGCGGTGGCGGCGGAGCCCAGGACGGAGACCACGATGACCAGCAGGTAGTCGCTCCACGCCAGGTCCAGGCCGAAGAACTGGGCCACGAACAGGGCGGCGATGGCCGGGTAGATCGCGGCGCAGCCGTCCATCTTGGTGGTCGCGCCCAGCGGCACGGCGAAGGAGGCGTAGCCGCGCGGGACGCCGAAGTTGCGCTCGGCCACCCGCTGGGTCACCGGCAGGGTGCCGATGGAGGAGCGGGAGACGAAGCCGAGCTGGAAGGCCGGCCACATGCCGGTGAAGTACTGCCGGACGGACAGGCCGTGGGCCTTCACGAGCACGGGGTAGACGACCAGCAGCACCACGGCCAGGCCCACGTAGATGGCGACCACGAACTTGGCCAGGGTCCCCATGGTGTCCCAGCCGTAGCTGGCCACGGCGTTGCCGATGAGCCCGACGGTGCCGATCGGGGCGATGCGGATGATCCACCACAGCACCTTCTGGATGACCTCGAGCGTGGAGGCCGAGAAGTCCAGGAACGGGCGGGCGCGCTCGCCGAGCTTGAGGGCGGCGACGCCCACGGCGATCGAGATCACGAGCACCTGCAGCACGTTGAAGCTGACGGAGGTGGACAGGGTGCCGTCCTCGGCGGCGGCGGTGCTGGCGGACAGGCCCAGGAAGTTCGAGGGGACCAGGCCCTGCAGGAACGCCCACCAGCTGCCGGTCTTGCCCTCGTAGCCCTCGGGGGCCTGCTGCCCGGTGCCCACGCCGGGCTGCATCACGGCGCCGATGACGAGGCCCACGACCACGGCGATCAGCGAGGTGATGCCGAACCACAGCAGGGTCTTGGCGGCCAGCCGGGCGGCGTTGGTCACCTTGGCGAGGTTGGCGATCGAGGCGACGACGGCGAAGAAGACGAGCGGGATGACGGTGGTCTTCAGCAGCGAGACGTAGCTGGAGCCGATCACCTGGAGGGTGACGCCGAGGCCGGTCGGGGTCTCCTCGCTGTGGCCGGTCGAGCGGGCGACCAGGCCCAGGACGAGGCCGACGACGAGGGCCGCGAGGATCTGCGGGCCGAAGCCCGTCATCCAGGCGGGCCACCGGCGCGCGGCGGGGGCGGGGGCGGTGCGGTGGGAATTCTTCACCGCAGAAGGCTAGGCGGCACATACCACGGACGCCGAATGGCATTGCGCCATGTGACGGACGTGTGGCGCGGCTCGCGCGCGGCGGCTCACGCAGGGGTGTGAGCAAACTAAAGCCCTCAACCATGCGGACGGGCCTAGACTGGTCTGAATCCACCGACCGAAAGGCCCTACGCCCGTGAGCGCACAGATTCCCGGTCCCTCTGACGAACCGGTGGCCACCGCCGCCGATCCCTTCGGTTTCGTCGGCCTCACCTACGACGACGTCCTGCTGCTGCCCAACGCGACCGACGTGATCCCGGCGGACGCCGACACGGCCACGCGGCTGACCAAGCGCATCACGCTGAACATCCCGGTGATCTCGGCCGCCATGGACACCGTGACGGAGGCGCCGCTGGCCATCTCCCTGGCGCGCCAGGGCGGGCTCGGGATCATCCACCGCAACCTCTCGATCGAGGACCAGGCGGCCCACGTGGACCGCGTCAAGCGCTCGGAGTCCGGCATGATCACCGACCCGGTGACCGTGGGCCCGGACGCCACGCTGGCCGAGCTGGACGAGCTGTGCGCCCGGTACCGCGTCTCCGGCCTGCCGGTCGTGGACGGCTCCAACACCCTGCTGGGCATCATCACCAACCGCGACACCCGCTTCATCCCCCGCGCCGAGTTCGAGCACCGCACCGTGGAGTCCGCCATGACGCGGATGCCCCTCATCACCGCGCGCGTGGGCATCTCCCGCGAGGAGACCGTGGCCCTGCTCTCCGAGCACCGGATCGAGAAGCTGCCGCTCGTGGACGCGAACGACAAGCTCCAGGGCCTGATCACCGTCAAGGACTTCGACAAGGCCGAGCAGTACCCGGACGCGGCGAAGGACGACGAGGGCCGCCTGCGCGTCGGCGGCGCCGTGGGCTTCTTCGGCGACGGCTACGAGCGTGCCATGGCCCTCGTGGAGGCCGGCGCGGACGTCCTCGTGGTGGACACCGCCAACGGGCACACCCAGGGCGTGCTGGACATGATCGCCCGCCTGAAGAAGGACCCGGCGTCGGCGCACGTGGACGTCATCGGCGGCCAGGCGGCCACCTACGCCGGGGCCAAGGCGATCGTGGACGCCGGCGCGGACGCGGTGAAGGTGGGCGTGGGCCCGGGCTCGATCTGCACCACCCGCGTGGTGGCCGGCGTCGGGGTCCCGCAGATCACCGCGATCTACGAGGCGGCCAAGGCCACCATCCCGGCGGGCGTGCCGCTGATCGCCGACGGCGGCCTGCAGCACTCCGGCGACATCGGCAAGGCGCTGGTCGCCGGGGCCGACTCCGTGATGCTCGGCTCCCTGCTGGCCGGCACCGCCGAGTCCCCGGGTGACCTGGTGTTCTACAACGGCAAGCAGTTCAAGGCCTATCGCGGCATGGGCTCGCTCGGCGCGATGCAGACCCGCACGGGCAAGCGCTCGTACTCCAAGGACCGCTACTTCCAGGCCGACGTGCCCTCGGACGAGAAGCTGATCCCCGAGGGCATCGAGGGCCAGGTGCCCTACCGCGGCCCGCTGTCCGCGGTGGTCCACCAGCTCGTGGGCGGGCTGCGCCAGACGATGTTCTACACGGGGGCCCGCAGCATCGGCGAGCTCAAGCAGAACGGCCGCTTCGTGCGCATCACCCCGGCCGGGCTGAAGGAGTCGCACCCGCACGACATCATGATGACCGTCGAGGCGCCGAACTACCGCTCCCGGTGACCGCGTGCGGGCGTGGGGCGATCCTGTCCCACGCCTGCACTAGGCTGGATGCGTGACCCAACAGATCGAGATCGGACGCGGCAAGCGCGCACGCCAGGCCTACGCATTGGACGACATCGCGGTGGTGCCCACCCGGCGCACCCGGGACCCCGAGGACGTCTCCATCGCGTGGCAGATCGACGCGTTCCGGTTCGACATGCCCGTGATCGGCGCCCCCATGGACTCCGTGATGAGCCCGGACACCGCCATCGCGCTGGGGCAGCTCGGCGGCATGGGCGTGCTCAACCTCGAGGGCCTGTGGACGCGCTACGAGGACCCCACCCCGGTGCTGGAGGAGATCGCGGCGTTCGAGCCGTCGAACTACTCCCCGTCCAACACCCGGCGGCTGCAGGAGATCTACGCCCGGCCCATCCAGCCCGAGCTCATCACCGCCCGGCTGGCCCAGATCCGCGAGGCCGGGGTGGTGGTGGCCGGCTCGCTGACCCCCCAGCACACCCAGGAGTACTACGAGACCGTCCTGGCCGCCGGCGTGGACATGTTCGTCATCCGCGGCACCACGGTGTCCGCCGAGCACGTGTCCCAGAACCGCGAGCCGCTGGACCTGAAGAAGTTCATCTACGAGCTGGACGTGCCCGTCATCGTGGGCGGGGCGGCCGGCTACACCCCGGCCCTGCACCTGATGCGCACCGGTGCGGCCGGCGTGCTCGTCGGCTTCGGCGGCGGCTCCTCCACCACCACCCGCCGCGCGCTGGGCATCCGCGTGCCGATGGCCACCGCCATCTCGGACATCGCCGAGGCCCGGCGGGACTACATGGACGAGTCCGGCGGCCGCTACGTGCACGTGATCGCCGACGGCGGCCTGGGCACCTCGGGCGACATCGTCAAGGCCCTGGCCATGGGCGCCGACGCCGTCATGCTCGGCGCCGCCCTCGCCCGCGCCTCCGAGGCCCCCGGCCGCGGCTGGCACTGGGGCGGGGAGGCCGCGCACGCGGACATGCCGCGCGGCGACCGTACCCAGGTCGGCACCGTCGGCAGCCTGCAGGACGTGTTGTGGGGGCCCAGCCACCACACCAGCGGCACCTCGAACCTCATGGGCGCGCTCAAGCGGGCCATGGCCACCTCCGGGTACTCGGACGTCAAGGAGTTCCAGAAGGTCGAGGTCCTCGTGGCACCCGCCCGCGACCGCTGAGCCCCCGTGTCCACCCCCGGTCCCGCGTCCCCCGGACCCGCCGCCCCTGCCGGCGGGGACGGGCCGGTGCCCCCGATGGCGGCCGGGCCGCTGCCCCCGACGGCGGCCGAGCCGGCCGGGGCGCTGGGCCCGGCCCACCGTGAGCGGACGCTGGCGGCCCTGGCCGCCACCACCGCCGCGGACCCGCTCGACGTGCTCGTCGTCGGCGGCGGCGTGGTCGGGGCGGGCACGGCCCTGGACGCGGCCACCCGCGGGCTGTCCACGGCGCTGGTCGAGGCCACCGACTTCGCGTGGGGCACCTCATCGCGCTCCTCGAAGCTGGTCCACGGGGGGCTGCGCTACCTCGAGATGTTCGACTTCCCGCTCGTCCACGAGGCGTTGCGCGAACGCGGCCGGCTCGTCGAGGACATCGCCCCGCACCTCGTGCGGCCCGTGCCGTTCCTGTACCCGCTCGCCAAGGCGTGGGAGCGGGCGTACGTGGGGGCCGGCGTCGCGCTCTACGACGGGATGGCCGCCGGCCGCACGGGGCACCTGCCGGTGCACCGGCACCTGGGCCACGCGGCCGTGGCGCGCATCGCGCCGGGGCTGCGCCCGGACAGCCACCTGGGCGCCATCCGCTACTACGACGCCCAGGTGGACGACGCCCGGCTGGTGATCGAGCTGGTGCGCACCGCCGCTGCGCACGGGGCGCACTGCGCCTCGCGGCTCGAGGTCACCGCCTACCTCGGCACCGGGATCGCCGGCGCCGTCACCGGTGTCCACGGCGTGGAGGTGCTGGACCGCGAGACGGGGCACCGGTCCACCGTGCACGCCCGCCGGGTCATCACCGCCACCGGCGTGTGGACCGGGGAGATCCCCGTCCGCCTCCCGGACGGCGGCGAGCAGGCGCTCACGGAGGGCATGCCGCGGGTCACGGCCGCCAAGGGCATCCACCTCGTGGTGCCGCGCGACCGCTTCACCTCCAGCGCCGGGCTGATCCTGCGGACGGAGAAGTCCGTGCTGTTCGTCATCCCGTGGGGCCGGCACTGGATCATCGGCACCACGGACACCCCGTGGCACCTCGGCCCGGACCGCCCCGCCGCCACGAGCGCGGACATCGACTACGTCCTGGAGCGGGCGAACACCGTGCTGGCCGAGCCGCTGACGCGCCGGGACGTGGTGGGCGTCTTCGCCGGGCTGCGCCCGCTCGTGGTGCCGCCGGGGGAGGACCGCCCGCTCGGGGAGTCGCCCACGGAGCCGGCCTCGGCGGCCGACCGCTCGACCGCGCGGATCTCCCGCGAGCACGTCGTCGTCTCCCCGGTGCCCGGGCTCACCGTGGTGGCCGGCGGGAAGCTGACCACCTACCGGACGATGGCCGCGGACGCGGTGGACGCCGCCGTCGCCGCGCCGGGCGCCCCCGGCACCGGGGCGCTCACCGGCGAGGACGCGACGGGCGCGGGCGCCGGCGTCCCCGGGTCCTGCACCGCGGACCTGCCGCTGCTCGGCGCGCAGGGCTGGGTCCCGGCCTGGAACCGGCGCACCCTGCTGGCGCGCGAGTCGGGGCTGCCGGCCGCCGTCGTCGAGTCCCTGCTGCACCGCTACGGCTCCGGCGCCCCCGAGGTGATCGGGCTGGCCCTGGCCGACCCGGAGCTCGCCCGCGAGCTGCCGGGACTGCCCGGCAGCCTGGCGGCCGAGGCGGTGCACGCCGTGGCCCGAGAGGGTGCCCGGTCCGTCCAGGACGTGCTGGCGCGCCGGCTGCGCGCCGTGTTCGAGGCCGACGACGCCGGGGCCGCCGCCGCGGGGCCCGTCGCCCGGCTGGTGGCGCCGCTGCTCGGCTGGGACGCCGGCCGCGCCGCCGCGGAGGCCGAGCGGTACCGGCACTGGACCCGCGCCCAGCGGGCCACGCGCCAGGCCGCCACGGACGAGGAGGCGCACGCCCTGCTGGTCGAGGCGGCGCACGGGTCGGTCCGCGATCCGGACCGGGGCGGCCGCCCCACCACCTCGGAGTTCTACGCCGGGTAGAGAAACCGCGTAGTCTTGATGGGTGCTCAAGACCGCCCTGAGACCCGCGTGGATCGCCGGACTGATCCTGGCCCTCGTGGTGTCCGCGGTCTTCGTGCTGCTCGGCAAGTGGCAGATGGACAACGCGGCCTCCGCGCCGCCGCCGCTGACCCAGACCGAGACGCCCGTGCCCCTCACCGAGCACTTCCGGCCCGGCCACGCCATGCTCGGCACGCAGGCCGACCAGGTCGTCACCCTCTCCGGGCGGTTCGTGCCCGGCACCGACGTGCTCGTGCATCCGCGCCTGCAGGGGCAGCGGGAGGGCTACTGGGCCGTGACCGCCCTCGCCGTGGACGGCGCCCCGGACGGGGAACTCATCCCCGTGGTGCGCGGCTGGACCGACGCCCCCGCCGCGACCGACCCCGCGCCCGAGGGCCCCGTGCGGCTGACCGGCCGCCTGCTGCCCAGCGAGGGCCCGCAGCCGCGGGGCCAGGAGCGGACCGAGCACGGCTACGTGCTGGCGAACCTCTCCTCCGCCGAGCTGGTCAACCTGTGGGACGCCCCGGCCTATGCCGGCTTCGTCGTGGCCTTCGACGTGGCGTCCGGCGGCGCGGACGGGCAGGCGGCCACGGACGGCCAGGCCGCGGGCGCGCCGGCCCCCGCGGGGGGCCGGGAGGTCGGGGCGAAGGCGCCCGGCGGCGAGCTGGAGCCCGTCTGGGTGGGACCGCAGCCGCAGGAGACCACCTACAACTGGATGAACATCTTCTACGCGATCGAGTGGGTCGTGTTCGCCGGGTTCGCGCTCTACCTGTGGTGGCGCTTCCTGCGCGACGACGTCAAGCGCGAGCGCGAGGAGCAGGAACTCGACCGCCGGTGGGAGGCCGACTGGCGGGCCCGTGAGCTGGAGCGCCGCCGGGCCGAGGCCCGGGAGGCCAAGCGCCGGGCCGTCGAGGAGTACGAGCGCTTCCACGGCCGGACCCCGGCCACCTCGTCCGCACGCCCGGACGCATCCCGTTCCGGGACGATCACCGCGTCCCGGCCCCCGTCACCCCAGGAGGACCAGTGACCACCCCCCAGCACGGCCCGGACACCGCCGGAGCGCACGCCGCAGGGCCCGCCCCCGAGGACGCCCACCGCGAGGACCGGCCCGCCGGCGATCCCGTCCCCGCCCGCGGGCCCCGGGGCGGCCTCGCGCAGGACCCCGGTGCCGGGGACCGCGGGCCGGTGGACCCGGCCACGCTGCCGGACCCCGAGGACATCACCGAGGCCGACCTGCCGGCCCCGCCGCCGCGGCCCGGGCGCCAGGCGCCGCGCCGCTTCGCGGGCACCCACCAGCAGATCCGTTCCGCCCTGGGCCTGTACAAGGTCTGCGCGTGGATCACCGGCATCATGCTGCTGCTGCTCGTGGGGGAGATGGTCTTCAAGTACGGCTTCGGCACCGAGCTCTACGCCGGCGGCACCCGGATCGACGGCAGCCCCAACACGCTGTCCTTCCAGCCGGAGGACTCCGTGACCGGCGGCGTCAACCTCTCCATCGCCGTCCTGATCGCCCACGGCTGGCTGTACGTGGTCTACCTCGTGTCCGCGTTCCGCCTGTGGTCCCTCATGCGCTGGCACGGCCTGCGCCTGCTGTTGATCGCCGGCGGTGGCGTGGTGCCGTTCCTGTCCTTCATCGTGGAGCGGCGGGTCCACGCCGAGACGGAGCGGGAGATGGCCGAGCACCCGGAGGCCCTGCGCCGGTACTGAGGCCCGGGCGGCCGCTCGACGGGGCGTCAGCGGCGCACGAGGCGCAGCACGCCGGCCAGCGAGACCAGCACCACCACGCCCAGCACGGCGGACAGGCCGGCGTAGCCCAGCCACCCCATGACGAGACCGGCCACCACGGAGCCCACGGCGGCCGCCAGGGACATCAGGGCATCGGAGAACCCCTGGGCCGGCACCCGCTCCTCCGGCCGCAGCGCCTCCACGAGCAGGGTGGACCCGGCCACCGTGGCCGCGGACCAGCCCAGGCCCAGCAGCACGAGCCCGGTCACGACCGCCGCGTGCTCGCCGGGGAGCAGGCCGGTGGACGCGGTGGCGGCCAGCAGGGTGAGCAGTCCGCCGGAGACGACCCGCCCGGGGCCGAAGCGGTCGGCCAGCACGCCCATCACGGGGGACAGCGCGTACATGCCCGCCACGTGCAGCGAGATGGTGAACCCGATCAGCACCACCGTGTCCGGGTGCCGGCCCAGCTCGGCGCTGGCCACGCCGGCCTCGTGCTGCAGGTGCAGGGGCGTCATCGACATGAGTCCCACCATGACGGCGTGCGCGGCCACCACGGACAGCAGGGCGGCGCGGGCCGAGGGGTGCCGGCGGATCGCGTGCCATCCGGCGCTCCAGCGACGACGGCCGGGCGCCGGGGCCGTCACCGTGCCCGTCACCGGGCCCGCCGGCGCCCGGGCCCCGGCCCCCGTCGCGCCCTCGAGCTCGCGGCGCAGCAGCAGGGGGTCGGGCCGCAGGCCGGCCAGGATGATGAGCCAGCCCACGAGCATCCCGGCCCCGGAGATCAGGAAGGGCCCCGCGTGGGCGGGCACCCCGAGGGCGGCGGCGAGGACGGCGCCGGGCCCGACCATGTTCGGGCCGAGGACCGCGCCCACGGTCACCGCCCACACCACGAGGGACAGGTCCCGGCCCCGGTGCCGGGGCTGGGCGAGGTCCGTCACGGCGAAGCGGGCCTGGAGGTTCACGGCAGCGCCGAAGCCCACGAGGAACGCCCCGAGCAGCAGCACGGGGAACCAGCGGGTCACCACGGCGGCGACCATGAGCGCCTGGCCCACGAGGCCGGCGCCCAGGCCCAGGCCCAGCGCCACCCGGCGGCCGCGTTCGAGGGCCAGCTGGGACAGGGGGATGGACACCAGGGCGGAGCCGAGCGTCAGCGCGGTGTTGACCAGCCCGGCGGTGGACTCCGCCCCGGACAGGTGCACGGCCAGGATCGAGCCCAGGGACAGGGTGGCGCCGTTGCCCAGGCCGGAGAAGACCTGGGCGGTGGCCAGGGTGCGCACGGCACGGCGCTGGGCCGCCCGGGCGCGCGGCAAGAGGGGGACGGTGTCGGCACCGGGAATCGCAGTCACCCGGCCACCATACCCGAGGGGGTATGCGGGGGACCGGGAGGGGCGTGCCCTGGACTATCCTTGACGGGTGACTTCCACCCAGGCTGACAATCCGCAGATCGCCGCCGACTTCCCGACCGTCCTCGTGGTCGACAACGGTGCCCAGTACGCCCAGCTGATCGCCCGCCGGGTCCGCGAGGCCAACGTGTACTCCGAGGTCGTCCCGCACACCCTGCCGGCCGAGGAGATCCTCGCCCGCCGGCCCGCCGCGCTGATCCTGTCCGGCGGCCCCTCCTCGGTGTACGCCGAGGGCGCCCCGGCCCTGGACCCGGCGCTGCTCGAGGCCGGCGTGCCCGTGCTGGGCCTGTGCTACGGCTTCCAGTCGATCGCCCAGGCGCTCGGCGGCACGGTGGCGCACACCCACACCCGCGAGTACGGCTCCACCCGCCTCGAGGCGGTCAGCTCCACCTCCGTGCTCTTCGACGGCCAGGACGTGGACCAGGTCGTGTGGATGTCCCACGCCGACGCCGTGTCCGAGGCCCCGGCCGGGTTCTCCGTCACCGCCCGCACCCCGGGCGCCCCGGTGGCGGCGTTCGAGAGCCCGGAGAAGGGCATCTACGGCGTGCAGTGGCACCCCGAGGTCGGCCACACCGAGCGCGGTCAGGAGGTCCTGGAGAAC
This genomic window from Citricoccus sp. SGAir0253 contains:
- the groES gene encoding co-chaperone GroES, producing the protein MSVSIKPLEDRIVVRPLEAEQTTASGLVIPDTAKEKPQEGQVVAVGAGRVDDNGKRIPVDVSEGDVVLFSKYGGTEVKVGGEEYLVLSARDVLAIVTK
- a CDS encoding dicarboxylate/amino acid:cation symporter, with amino-acid sequence MTGFGPQILAALVVGLVLGLVARSTGHSEETPTGLGVTLQVIGSSYVSLLKTTVIPLVFFAVVASIANLAKVTNAARLAAKTLLWFGITSLIAVVVGLVIGAVMQPGVGTGQQAPEGYEGKTGSWWAFLQGLVPSNFLGLSASTAAAEDGTLSTSVSFNVLQVLVISIAVGVAALKLGERARPFLDFSASTLEVIQKVLWWIIRIAPIGTVGLIGNAVASYGWDTMGTLAKFVVAIYVGLAVVLLVVYPVLVKAHGLSVRQYFTGMWPAFQLGFVSRSSIGTLPVTQRVAERNFGVPRGYASFAVPLGATTKMDGCAAIYPAIAALFVAQFFGLDLAWSDYLLVIVVSVLGSAATAGTTGGVVMLTLTLSTLGLPLAGVGLLLAVDPIVDMGRTGVNVVGQALVPALVSKQEGILDQDRYDASRAGANLLADDEADLLDAGHDGGAGTGAERRPEASRA
- the guaB gene encoding IMP dehydrogenase; the encoded protein is MSAQIPGPSDEPVATAADPFGFVGLTYDDVLLLPNATDVIPADADTATRLTKRITLNIPVISAAMDTVTEAPLAISLARQGGLGIIHRNLSIEDQAAHVDRVKRSESGMITDPVTVGPDATLAELDELCARYRVSGLPVVDGSNTLLGIITNRDTRFIPRAEFEHRTVESAMTRMPLITARVGISREETVALLSEHRIEKLPLVDANDKLQGLITVKDFDKAEQYPDAAKDDEGRLRVGGAVGFFGDGYERAMALVEAGADVLVVDTANGHTQGVLDMIARLKKDPASAHVDVIGGQAATYAGAKAIVDAGADAVKVGVGPGSICTTRVVAGVGVPQITAIYEAAKATIPAGVPLIADGGLQHSGDIGKALVAGADSVMLGSLLAGTAESPGDLVFYNGKQFKAYRGMGSLGAMQTRTGKRSYSKDRYFQADVPSDEKLIPEGIEGQVPYRGPLSAVVHQLVGGLRQTMFYTGARSIGELKQNGRFVRITPAGLKESHPHDIMMTVEAPNYRSR
- a CDS encoding GuaB3 family IMP dehydrogenase-related protein yields the protein MTQQIEIGRGKRARQAYALDDIAVVPTRRTRDPEDVSIAWQIDAFRFDMPVIGAPMDSVMSPDTAIALGQLGGMGVLNLEGLWTRYEDPTPVLEEIAAFEPSNYSPSNTRRLQEIYARPIQPELITARLAQIREAGVVVAGSLTPQHTQEYYETVLAAGVDMFVIRGTTVSAEHVSQNREPLDLKKFIYELDVPVIVGGAAGYTPALHLMRTGAAGVLVGFGGGSSTTTRRALGIRVPMATAISDIAEARRDYMDESGGRYVHVIADGGLGTSGDIVKALAMGADAVMLGAALARASEAPGRGWHWGGEAAHADMPRGDRTQVGTVGSLQDVLWGPSHHTSGTSNLMGALKRAMATSGYSDVKEFQKVEVLVAPARDR
- a CDS encoding glycerol-3-phosphate dehydrogenase/oxidase — its product is MAAGPLPPTAAEPAGALGPAHRERTLAALAATTAADPLDVLVVGGGVVGAGTALDAATRGLSTALVEATDFAWGTSSRSSKLVHGGLRYLEMFDFPLVHEALRERGRLVEDIAPHLVRPVPFLYPLAKAWERAYVGAGVALYDGMAAGRTGHLPVHRHLGHAAVARIAPGLRPDSHLGAIRYYDAQVDDARLVIELVRTAAAHGAHCASRLEVTAYLGTGIAGAVTGVHGVEVLDRETGHRSTVHARRVITATGVWTGEIPVRLPDGGEQALTEGMPRVTAAKGIHLVVPRDRFTSSAGLILRTEKSVLFVIPWGRHWIIGTTDTPWHLGPDRPAATSADIDYVLERANTVLAEPLTRRDVVGVFAGLRPLVVPPGEDRPLGESPTEPASAADRSTARISREHVVVSPVPGLTVVAGGKLTTYRTMAADAVDAAVAAPGAPGTGALTGEDATGAGAGVPGSCTADLPLLGAQGWVPAWNRRTLLARESGLPAAVVESLLHRYGSGAPEVIGLALADPELARELPGLPGSLAAEAVHAVAREGARSVQDVLARRLRAVFEADDAGAAAAGPVARLVAPLLGWDAGRAAAEAERYRHWTRAQRATRQAATDEEAHALLVEAAHGSVRDPDRGGRPTTSEFYAG
- a CDS encoding SURF1 family protein, which translates into the protein MLKTALRPAWIAGLILALVVSAVFVLLGKWQMDNAASAPPPLTQTETPVPLTEHFRPGHAMLGTQADQVVTLSGRFVPGTDVLVHPRLQGQREGYWAVTALAVDGAPDGELIPVVRGWTDAPAATDPAPEGPVRLTGRLLPSEGPQPRGQERTEHGYVLANLSSAELVNLWDAPAYAGFVVAFDVASGGADGQAATDGQAAGAPAPAGGREVGAKAPGGELEPVWVGPQPQETTYNWMNIFYAIEWVVFAGFALYLWWRFLRDDVKREREEQELDRRWEADWRARELERRRAEAREAKRRAVEEYERFHGRTPATSSARPDASRSGTITASRPPSPQEDQ